A region from the Sandaracinus amylolyticus genome encodes:
- a CDS encoding alanine/glycine:cation symporter family protein yields the protein MQRLRSAIVVTTLVVIALALVVALAGAQTIAPTPAPSTLSDALDAGFRAWVVDPLSAFIFFDAVFWDDTTRVPLVVLWLACSALFFTLRLRFVNVRAFRHALAVTAGHWDVPHEKGEVTHFQALASALSGTIGLGNIAGVAIAMSLGGPGAMVWMTVAGFLGMTSKLVECTLGMLYREIDAQGRVSGGPMHYLEAGLRERAMPRLGKALAITFAMLCIGGSLGGGNMFQANQAFAQVASTVPLFAGRGWLFGLALAALVGVVILGGIKRIGRVAEALVPAMCVLYTIGAIAVLVVNAARVPDAIVTIVREAFSPRAGIGGLVGVLVVGFQRAGFSNEAGIGSASIAHSAATTGEPVREGIVALLEPFIDTIVICNTTALVVVVSGVLGEPGATGDGVLLTSRAFATVMPWFPWVLSIAVLLFAYATMLSWSYYGERCATWLLGARIGRERASLAYKILFLACTVLGATLHLGSVLDFSDLMILGMAFPNVVGLVLLLPRVTRALDDYWARYRAGTMTRPR from the coding sequence GTGCAACGCCTCCGCTCCGCGATCGTCGTGACGACGCTCGTCGTGATCGCGCTCGCGCTCGTCGTCGCGCTGGCGGGCGCGCAGACGATCGCGCCGACACCCGCGCCGTCGACGCTCAGCGACGCGCTCGACGCGGGCTTCCGCGCGTGGGTCGTCGATCCGCTCTCCGCGTTCATCTTCTTCGACGCCGTCTTCTGGGACGACACGACCCGCGTGCCGCTCGTCGTGCTCTGGCTCGCGTGCAGCGCGCTCTTCTTCACGCTGCGCCTTCGCTTCGTGAACGTGCGCGCGTTCCGTCACGCGCTCGCGGTCACCGCGGGGCACTGGGACGTGCCGCACGAGAAGGGCGAGGTCACGCACTTCCAAGCGCTCGCCTCGGCGCTCTCGGGGACGATCGGCCTCGGCAACATCGCGGGCGTGGCGATCGCGATGTCGCTCGGCGGTCCGGGCGCGATGGTGTGGATGACCGTCGCGGGCTTCCTCGGCATGACGTCGAAGCTGGTCGAGTGCACGCTCGGCATGCTCTACCGCGAGATCGACGCGCAGGGACGCGTCTCCGGCGGGCCGATGCACTACCTCGAGGCCGGTCTGCGCGAGCGCGCGATGCCGCGCCTCGGCAAGGCGCTCGCGATCACGTTCGCAATGCTCTGCATCGGCGGCAGCCTCGGCGGCGGCAACATGTTCCAGGCGAACCAGGCGTTCGCGCAGGTCGCGTCGACCGTGCCGCTCTTCGCGGGGCGCGGCTGGCTCTTCGGGCTCGCGCTCGCGGCGCTCGTCGGCGTCGTGATCCTCGGCGGCATCAAGCGCATCGGGCGCGTCGCGGAGGCGCTCGTGCCCGCGATGTGCGTGCTCTACACGATCGGCGCGATCGCCGTGCTCGTCGTGAACGCGGCGCGCGTGCCCGACGCGATCGTCACCATCGTGCGCGAGGCGTTCTCGCCGCGCGCGGGCATCGGCGGGCTCGTCGGCGTGCTCGTCGTCGGGTTCCAGCGCGCGGGCTTCTCGAACGAAGCCGGCATCGGCTCGGCCTCGATCGCGCACTCGGCCGCGACCACCGGCGAGCCGGTGCGCGAAGGGATCGTCGCGCTGCTCGAGCCGTTCATCGACACGATCGTGATCTGCAACACCACCGCGCTCGTCGTCGTCGTCAGCGGCGTGCTCGGCGAGCCGGGCGCGACGGGCGACGGAGTGCTGCTCACGTCGCGCGCGTTCGCGACGGTGATGCCGTGGTTCCCGTGGGTGCTCTCGATCGCGGTGCTGCTCTTCGCGTACGCGACGATGCTCTCGTGGAGCTACTACGGCGAGCGCTGCGCGACGTGGCTGCTCGGCGCGCGCATCGGTCGCGAGCGCGCGTCGCTCGCGTACAAGATCCTGTTCCTCGCGTGCACGGTGCTCGGCGCGACGCTCCACCTCGGGAGCGTCCTCGACTTCTCCGATCTCATGATCCTCGGCATGGCGTTCCCGAACGTCGTCGGGCTCGTCCTGCTCCTGCCGCGCGTCACCCGCGCGCTCGACGACTACTGGGCGCGGTATCGTGCCGGCACGATGACGAGGCCACGATGA